The following coding sequences are from one Formosa haliotis window:
- a CDS encoding tetratricopeptide repeat protein yields the protein MIETAKKIVIFGDFGVCIMKSIVLIIITLSTFSAIAQEENEAILKAKRASNNFVYEGNENIKNDDYITAEMDYRKAISEEQTNISGIYNLGTSYYKKGNFEESLYRLQQAANKATDRAEKHKAFHNIGNILMQNKQCKEAVEAYKNALRNDPSDEETRYNFGLAKECAKQQEEENKNNQDDQDDNKDQNQDNKDQDQENQDENKDQENQDQDQEGDNKDEPKDEGDQDKDQGDEKENEDGKPKDDKQDQGEGDQDKKEQPQQPKPQQGQMSPQQIKNLLEAMNNQEQKVQEKMNAEKQKGERIQTDKDW from the coding sequence ATGATAGAAACCGCTAAAAAAATAGTAATATTCGGTGATTTTGGAGTTTGTATTATGAAAAGTATCGTATTAATAATTATTACATTAAGTACCTTTTCTGCAATTGCTCAAGAGGAAAATGAAGCGATTTTAAAGGCGAAAAGAGCGTCTAATAACTTCGTTTATGAAGGTAATGAGAACATTAAAAATGATGATTACATTACTGCCGAAATGGATTACAGAAAAGCCATCTCTGAAGAGCAAACAAATATTTCGGGAATTTATAATTTAGGAACTTCATATTACAAAAAGGGAAACTTTGAAGAGTCCTTATATCGTTTACAACAAGCTGCAAATAAAGCAACAGATAGAGCAGAAAAGCATAAGGCATTTCATAATATTGGAAATATTTTAATGCAGAATAAACAATGTAAAGAAGCGGTCGAGGCTTATAAAAATGCATTGCGTAACGACCCATCAGACGAAGAAACACGTTATAATTTTGGGTTAGCAAAAGAGTGTGCTAAGCAGCAAGAAGAGGAAAACAAAAATAACCAAGACGACCAGGACGATAACAAAGATCAGAATCAAGATAACAAGGATCAAGATCAAGAAAACCAAGACGAGAATAAAGATCAAGAGAATCAGGATCAAGATCAAGAAGGCGATAATAAAGACGAGCCGAAAGACGAAGGCGACCAAGATAAAGACCAAGGAGACGAGAAGGAAAATGAAGATGGTAAGCCTAAAGATGATAAACAAGATCAGGGCGAAGGCGATCAAGATAAAAAAGAACAACCCCAACAACCTAAGCCGCAACAAGGGCAAATGTCGCCACAGCAAATTAAAAACTTGCTAGAAGCGATGAACAATCAAGAACAAAAAGTTCAGGAAAAGATGAATGCCGAAAAACAAAAAGGGGAACGCATTCAAACCGATAAAGATTGGTAA
- a CDS encoding vWA domain-containing protein, whose product MFQLEEKIWFWALCVIPVIIVIFLVLQLWKRHTQKKFADKALLKRLSPNRSLFKSILKLVVICLAFASLAIALVNPKVGTKLETVKREGVDIVFAVDVSKSMLAEDIAPNRLEKAKQLVTQIINNLASDRVGIIAYAGKAFPQLPITTDYASAKMFLQNMNTDMMSSQGTAINEAINLAKTYYDDAEQTNRVLIIISDGEDHSEVAAKVAEEAAEEGIRIFTIGVGDVKGGPIPEKRNGIVMNYKKDSNGETVITRLNEETLKNIASEANGVYINGRHTKTVVDEIGEILNGMDKTEFEAKQFAEFKDQFQWFLALAIFFLFIDIFLLDRKTGWLKKLNLFNENL is encoded by the coding sequence ATGTTTCAATTAGAAGAAAAAATATGGTTTTGGGCCTTGTGTGTCATTCCGGTGATTATTGTCATCTTTTTGGTGCTGCAATTATGGAAACGCCATACCCAAAAAAAATTCGCAGATAAGGCGCTCTTAAAGCGTTTAAGTCCGAATCGTTCACTGTTTAAATCAATATTAAAACTAGTTGTTATTTGCTTGGCTTTTGCCAGTTTAGCCATTGCCTTAGTAAATCCTAAAGTAGGAACTAAATTAGAAACCGTGAAACGAGAGGGAGTAGACATTGTGTTTGCTGTCGATGTTTCTAAAAGTATGTTGGCCGAAGATATTGCACCAAATCGCCTTGAAAAAGCGAAGCAGTTGGTTACTCAAATCATTAATAATTTAGCTAGCGATCGTGTCGGAATTATCGCCTATGCTGGAAAAGCGTTTCCGCAATTGCCAATTACTACCGATTATGCTTCGGCAAAAATGTTCCTTCAAAACATGAATACAGACATGATGTCTTCGCAAGGAACCGCTATAAACGAAGCCATAAATCTAGCCAAAACATATTATGACGATGCCGAGCAAACAAACCGCGTACTCATAATTATTTCTGATGGTGAAGACCATAGCGAAGTAGCTGCAAAAGTAGCCGAAGAGGCGGCAGAAGAAGGTATTAGAATTTTTACTATTGGGGTAGGAGATGTTAAAGGAGGACCAATTCCAGAAAAGCGTAATGGCATTGTTATGAATTATAAAAAAGATAGCAATGGCGAGACCGTTATTACACGTTTAAATGAAGAAACCCTTAAAAATATTGCCAGCGAAGCAAATGGGGTTTACATAAATGGAAGACATACAAAAACTGTTGTCGATGAGATTGGAGAGATTTTAAACGGAATGGATAAAACCGAGTTTGAAGCTAAACAATTTGCCGAATTTAAAGACCAGTTTCAATGGTTTTTAGCCCTTGCCATTTTCTTCTTATTTATAGACATATTCTTGCTAGATCGTAAAACGGGCTGGTTGAAGAAGTTAAATTTATTTAACGAAAACTTATGA
- a CDS encoding vWA domain-containing protein — MFEGIEFLNKEVFWLLLLLPLAIVWYLFKQNKQNAELKMSSIKGFKVTNSWLPKLKHLLFALRLLALALLITALARPRTVDVSSRTKTTKGIDIVMAIDVSASMLAKDLKPNRLEALKEVAADFIKERPNDRIGLVEYAGESYTRTPITSDKGIVIRSLNDIRYNNIIEGGTAIGMGLATAVNRLKDSKAKSKVIILLTDGVNNSGFIDPKIASEMAVEFGIKTYTIGLGSNGMALSPIGILPNGSFQYGRVQVEIDEALLKDIAEVTGGKYFRATDNKKLEEIYEEINKLEKTDVEEFKFYNYEEKFRPLVWLAGLLLLIEILLRSTVFKSFI; from the coding sequence ATGTTTGAGGGTATAGAATTTTTAAACAAGGAAGTATTCTGGTTGCTCTTATTGCTACCGCTAGCAATAGTATGGTATCTTTTTAAGCAAAATAAACAGAATGCCGAATTAAAAATGTCGAGCATAAAAGGTTTTAAAGTTACCAATTCGTGGTTGCCAAAATTAAAGCATCTATTATTCGCACTGCGATTATTAGCATTGGCTTTATTAATTACGGCATTGGCAAGACCAAGAACTGTAGATGTGTCGTCTAGAACCAAAACAACAAAAGGTATCGATATTGTTATGGCCATAGATGTATCTGCAAGTATGTTGGCAAAAGATTTAAAACCAAACCGATTAGAAGCTTTAAAAGAAGTAGCGGCCGATTTTATTAAAGAGCGTCCTAACGATAGAATTGGTTTAGTAGAATATGCTGGAGAAAGCTATACCAGAACACCAATTACCAGTGATAAAGGCATTGTTATACGATCGTTAAACGATATTAGATATAATAACATTATTGAAGGCGGAACGGCCATTGGAATGGGTTTAGCAACTGCAGTAAACCGTTTAAAAGATAGTAAAGCGAAAAGTAAAGTAATTATTTTACTAACAGATGGGGTTAACAATTCGGGTTTTATAGATCCTAAAATTGCGAGTGAAATGGCAGTAGAATTCGGTATAAAAACGTACACTATTGGTTTGGGGTCTAACGGTATGGCCTTATCACCTATAGGAATATTGCCAAACGGAAGTTTTCAATATGGCCGTGTTCAAGTAGAAATCGATGAAGCTCTTTTAAAGGATATAGCAGAGGTAACCGGCGGGAAATATTTTAGAGCAACCGATAATAAGAAGCTTGAAGAGATTTACGAAGAAATTAATAAACTAGAAAAAACAGACGTAGAAGAGTTTAAATTTTATAATTACGAAGAAAAATTTCGCCCATTAGTGTGGTTGGCAGGATTGTTATTATTAATCGAGATTTTACTTCGCTCTACAGTATTTAAAAGTTTTATATAA
- a CDS encoding DUF58 domain-containing protein — protein sequence MDTKELLKKVRKIEIKTRRLSNHIFGGEYHSTFKGRGMTFSEVRQYQFGDDVRNIDWNVTARYNEPFIKVFEEERELTMMLMVDVSGSEWFGTEQQFKNEVVTEIAATLAFSATQNNDKIGLILFSDAVELYIPPKKSRSHVLRIIRELIEFKPKSKETNIDEAFKFLSSVTKKRAIVFVLSDFIADDYKQTLKIAAKRHDVTGIRVYDKREESIPNLGVVQMQDEETDELMLVNTSSKTVRKNYSKYYQDKVNYYKDSFAKSGAGTIDCRVDESYVKKLLGYFKRR from the coding sequence ATGGACACTAAAGAACTACTAAAAAAAGTACGAAAAATTGAGATTAAGACACGCCGGTTGTCTAATCACATTTTTGGAGGAGAATATCATTCTACTTTCAAAGGTCGTGGTATGACATTTAGTGAAGTGCGTCAATATCAATTTGGAGACGATGTTAGAAATATAGACTGGAATGTTACCGCACGTTACAACGAACCTTTTATAAAGGTGTTTGAAGAAGAACGTGAGCTAACCATGATGCTTATGGTCGATGTTTCTGGGTCGGAATGGTTTGGTACAGAACAGCAGTTTAAAAATGAAGTCGTTACAGAAATAGCTGCAACTTTAGCCTTTTCGGCAACACAGAATAACGATAAAATCGGACTTATATTGTTTTCAGATGCAGTAGAACTTTATATTCCGCCTAAAAAAAGCCGTTCACACGTACTTAGAATAATTCGTGAACTTATAGAGTTTAAACCTAAAAGTAAGGAAACAAATATCGATGAAGCTTTTAAGTTTTTGTCTAGTGTAACCAAGAAACGCGCAATTGTTTTTGTGCTTTCTGATTTTATTGCAGACGATTATAAGCAGACTTTAAAAATTGCCGCCAAACGACACGATGTAACAGGAATTCGAGTGTATGATAAACGCGAGGAAAGTATCCCGAATTTAGGAGTGGTACAAATGCAAGACGAAGAAACCGACGAATTAATGTTGGTAAATACATCGTCTAAAACAGTGCGAAAAAATTACAGTAAATATTATCAAGATAAAGTAAACTATTATAAAGACAGCTTCGCTAAATCTGGAGCTGGAACTATAGATTGTCGTGTAGACGAAAGTTATGTAAAAAAATTACTTGGCTATTTTAAACGCAGATGA
- a CDS encoding AAA family ATPase, with translation MEETSTVDIKSINEKIERESAFVDLLTLEMNKVIVGQKHMVERLLIGLLGQGHILLEGVPGLAKTLAINTLSKAINGSFSRIQFTPDLLPADVVGTMIYNIKDNDFSIKKGPIFANFVLADEINRAPAKVQSALLEAMQEKQVTIGDETFILDKPFLVMATQNPVEQEGTYPLPEAQVDRFMLKTVIDYPKLDEEQLIVRANLRGSYEKVNPVVSVEQILSAQIAVRDVYMDEKIEKYILDIIFATRYPEKYRLADLKPLISFGASPRGSINLATAAKCYAFIKRRGYVIPEDVRAVVYDVLRHRIGITYEAEAENITSEDIITKIVNEIEVP, from the coding sequence ATGGAGGAAACCAGTACAGTTGATATTAAATCGATCAACGAAAAGATAGAAAGAGAAAGTGCTTTTGTAGATTTATTAACCTTAGAAATGAATAAGGTTATTGTAGGACAAAAACACATGGTAGAGCGTTTGCTTATCGGATTATTAGGTCAAGGACACATCCTTTTAGAAGGGGTTCCTGGACTTGCAAAAACACTTGCTATTAATACCTTATCTAAAGCTATAAACGGGAGTTTTAGTCGTATACAGTTTACACCAGATTTATTACCTGCTGATGTAGTAGGTACTATGATTTATAATATTAAGGACAACGATTTTTCTATTAAAAAAGGTCCTATTTTTGCCAATTTTGTACTTGCAGATGAGATTAACAGAGCACCAGCAAAAGTACAATCGGCTTTACTAGAAGCCATGCAGGAAAAGCAAGTAACCATTGGCGATGAAACGTTTATTTTAGATAAGCCTTTCTTGGTAATGGCAACACAAAACCCTGTAGAACAGGAAGGAACCTATCCGTTACCAGAAGCACAAGTCGATCGTTTTATGCTAAAAACCGTTATCGATTATCCAAAATTAGACGAGGAGCAACTTATTGTTCGTGCCAATTTAAGAGGGTCTTACGAGAAAGTAAATCCGGTAGTTTCTGTAGAGCAGATTTTAAGTGCACAAATTGCAGTTCGCGATGTGTATATGGACGAAAAAATAGAAAAGTATATCCTCGATATCATTTTTGCAACAAGGTACCCAGAAAAATATCGATTAGCAGATTTAAAACCTTTAATTTCTTTCGGGGCATCGCCGCGTGGAAGTATCAACTTAGCTACCGCTGCAAAATGTTATGCTTTTATTAAGCGTCGTGGTTATGTAATTCCAGAAGATGTTCGTGCCGTTGTATACGATGTTTTACGTCATAGAATTGGTATTACGTATGAAGCTGAAGCCGAAAATATAACTTCAGAAGATATTATCACTAAAATTGTAAACGAGATAGAAGTTCCTTAA
- a CDS encoding DUF4382 domain-containing protein — MKITKYLKILSIAILALTFFNCSDDDNNEGGSDGPARISVKLMDNPGDYEHVYVDVQDVMIKTEDTENEEDGWQSLDAINTGVYDLLELTGGINVLLVDEYEIPAGELKEIRLILGEDNTIVIDGETFPLNTPSAQQSGLKIKVNEVLEPNISYTFLLDFDVDKSIVVAGNSGNINLKPVIRATVEAETGAISGMITPNNIQTLITATCETESVTTFANPDGEFLILGLKPGTYTISIYPDETSGYIEQTIENVLVSLEETTDLGTIILE; from the coding sequence ATGAAAATTACGAAGTATTTAAAAATATTATCGATAGCAATTTTAGCACTTACCTTCTTTAATTGTAGTGACGACGATAATAACGAGGGCGGGAGCGATGGTCCTGCTAGAATATCGGTGAAGTTAATGGATAATCCTGGAGATTATGAGCATGTGTATGTCGATGTTCAAGATGTCATGATTAAAACCGAGGATACCGAAAATGAAGAAGATGGTTGGCAAAGCCTAGACGCTATAAATACAGGAGTTTACGATTTGTTGGAGTTAACAGGTGGGATTAATGTGTTGTTGGTAGATGAATACGAAATTCCAGCAGGAGAATTAAAAGAGATTCGATTGATTCTTGGCGAAGATAATACCATCGTTATAGACGGAGAAACGTTTCCTTTAAATACACCAAGTGCACAGCAATCTGGGTTAAAAATTAAAGTAAATGAAGTGTTAGAACCAAATATTAGTTATACGTTTTTACTAGATTTTGATGTAGACAAATCTATCGTGGTTGCAGGAAATTCTGGTAATATTAATTTAAAACCAGTAATTAGAGCTACTGTTGAAGCTGAAACCGGAGCAATAAGCGGTATGATAACTCCAAATAATATTCAGACTTTAATAACGGCCACATGCGAAACAGAATCCGTAACTACGTTTGCGAATCCTGATGGCGAGTTTTTAATTCTAGGTTTAAAGCCAGGAACTTATACTATTTCAATTTATCCTGATGAAACTTCAGGCTATATAGAGCAGACTATAGAAAATGTTTTAGTGAGTTTGGAAGAGACCACCGATTTAGGTACCATTATTTTGGAATAG
- a CDS encoding SDR family NAD(P)-dependent oxidoreductase, whose translation MDTKTALITGATSGIGRSTAHEFAKHNIKLVLCGRRQERLEIIKKALEKDTDVHILNFDVRDKKATTEAINSLPEEFADIDILINNAGNAHGLDPIQDGDTEDWDAMMDINVKGLLYVSKAIIPKMTARQSGHIINIGSSAGKEVYPKGNVYCGSKHAVLAITEGMRIDLNPYGIKVGAVNPGMVETEFSQVRFKGDPIANTIYKGYQALQPQDIAEIIYFVVSRPQHVNIADLLVFPTAQASSTIIKKD comes from the coding sequence ATGGATACAAAAACTGCATTAATAACAGGAGCTACAAGTGGAATAGGACGATCTACTGCACATGAGTTTGCAAAACACAACATAAAGTTAGTATTGTGTGGGCGCAGACAAGAACGTCTTGAAATTATAAAAAAAGCTTTAGAAAAAGATACCGATGTTCACATTCTAAATTTTGATGTAAGAGACAAAAAAGCGACCACAGAAGCCATTAATTCGTTACCAGAAGAATTTGCAGATATAGACATCTTAATAAATAATGCCGGAAATGCCCATGGTTTAGACCCTATTCAAGATGGAGACACAGAGGATTGGGATGCCATGATGGACATAAATGTAAAAGGGCTTTTATATGTTAGCAAGGCAATAATTCCTAAAATGACGGCAAGACAATCTGGGCATATCATAAATATTGGATCGTCGGCAGGAAAAGAAGTTTATCCAAAAGGCAATGTATATTGCGGTAGCAAACATGCTGTTTTAGCCATTACCGAAGGTATGCGCATAGATCTAAATCCGTACGGTATAAAAGTTGGAGCCGTTAATCCGGGTATGGTTGAGACCGAATTTTCTCAAGTTCGATTTAAAGGCGATCCTATTGCCAATACAATTTACAAAGGTTACCAAGCTCTGCAACCTCAAGATATTGCTGAAATAATTTACTTTGTAGTGAGCCGACCACAACATGTTAATATTGCAGATTTACTGGTATTTCCTACAGCACAAGCCTCTTCTACCATAATAAAAAAGGATTAA
- a CDS encoding ATP-binding protein, protein MINKRLLIKNLLAHNDENSFYDKKRKVDIGDKEGKAKFLKHICALSNSNPNNNSYIVIGVEDEDNDIVGVDFFDDSKIQNLINAYLTNPPIVQYENISFPHLPDHKVVGLVTIRANDKITSLKKNIWKYYGGTVFFRDGSISMPKAFDITLQDVNSKIVGAIENHAQNNIEYTLNGVFDFMNSRKDYHPEYLVFKEYFVVCWAGQKKVVKDKTYFSRVDIELINEQVRLFFSTLDEVSITISEDSFKIIEYVHLGLQNSFNYYPLEETIISFKDNASYHINTKLLFDPPQFDKKILHHIYNTNNVILEKLKKGISLTKTEEYDIKNLPATYLLCYLNNFPDALNKLHRAKAYLKSYSGEVYGIYKETLRILRKVKYS, encoded by the coding sequence ATGATTAACAAACGACTTCTTATTAAAAACCTATTGGCGCATAATGACGAAAATAGTTTTTATGATAAAAAGCGTAAAGTAGACATCGGAGATAAGGAAGGTAAAGCTAAATTTTTAAAGCATATTTGCGCCTTATCTAACAGTAACCCTAACAATAATTCTTACATTGTAATTGGCGTAGAAGATGAGGATAACGACATTGTAGGTGTCGATTTTTTCGACGATAGCAAAATTCAGAATTTAATAAACGCCTACCTTACAAATCCCCCTATAGTGCAATACGAAAACATTTCGTTTCCACATCTACCAGATCACAAGGTGGTGGGCTTGGTAACCATTCGGGCCAACGACAAAATTACATCTCTAAAAAAGAACATTTGGAAATATTATGGCGGAACTGTGTTTTTTAGAGACGGCAGTATAAGTATGCCAAAAGCTTTCGATATCACGCTTCAAGATGTCAACTCTAAAATTGTGGGAGCCATAGAAAACCATGCACAAAATAACATTGAATACACCTTAAATGGTGTTTTCGATTTTATGAATTCTAGAAAAGACTATCATCCAGAATACCTTGTATTTAAAGAGTATTTTGTAGTGTGCTGGGCCGGGCAAAAGAAAGTTGTAAAAGATAAAACCTATTTCTCTAGAGTAGATATTGAACTTATAAACGAGCAAGTACGTTTGTTTTTTTCAACACTTGATGAAGTGTCGATTACCATTTCAGAAGATTCGTTTAAAATTATTGAATATGTGCATTTAGGACTTCAAAATTCCTTTAATTATTATCCTTTAGAAGAAACTATTATTAGCTTTAAAGACAATGCAAGTTACCATATAAACACAAAATTATTATTCGACCCACCACAGTTCGACAAAAAAATATTGCATCATATTTACAATACGAATAATGTTATTTTAGAAAAATTAAAAAAAGGAATATCGCTTACGAAAACTGAAGAATACGATATTAAAAATCTACCCGCTACATATTTACTCTGTTATTTAAATAATTTCCCGGATGCTCTAAATAAATTACACAGAGCTAAAGCGTATTTAAAATCTTATAGCGGAGAAGTTTATGGGATTTACAAAGAAACCTTACGCATTTTAAGGAAAGTAAAATACAGTTAA
- a CDS encoding OmpA family protein, giving the protein MSKKAVYLLGILLTIILGTILYCNLCSTCCAEEEVVTEPVVAAPKPATMNPFLVNDSNGNLDIKVNDNINFEGSGITILTPISEVVVNGIDSLKVYLDANPLKTVEITGLYTSEETNNSAFPNLGLARANAVKNYFVSRGISSQQIDTFGKLEDSLVPDQDNVYHGPENFVISTREEGDNSHLDALQLIKDEITANPLVIHFATAKASINLTAEQREKVAKISRYLDKVDGASASIVGHTDNTGDTASNVVLGQERADFAKSYFIRNHIPESKISTVSKGESEPIDDNATEEGRANNRRTIVTLN; this is encoded by the coding sequence ATGAGTAAAAAAGCAGTTTACCTTTTAGGTATTTTGTTGACTATTATTTTGGGAACAATTTTGTATTGTAATCTCTGTTCAACTTGTTGCGCAGAAGAAGAAGTTGTAACCGAACCTGTAGTCGCAGCACCTAAACCAGCCACCATGAATCCGTTCTTAGTGAATGATTCAAATGGAAATTTAGACATTAAAGTGAATGACAACATTAACTTTGAAGGGTCTGGCATCACCATTTTAACCCCAATTTCTGAGGTTGTAGTAAATGGTATAGATAGTTTAAAAGTGTATCTAGACGCTAATCCTTTAAAAACTGTTGAAATTACTGGGCTTTATACCAGTGAAGAAACTAATAATTCTGCCTTTCCTAATTTAGGTTTAGCTAGAGCAAATGCCGTAAAGAACTATTTTGTTTCTAGAGGAATCTCTTCGCAACAAATAGATACTTTTGGGAAATTAGAAGATAGCTTAGTTCCAGATCAAGACAATGTGTATCACGGTCCAGAAAATTTTGTAATCTCTACAAGAGAAGAAGGCGATAATTCTCATCTTGATGCATTACAATTAATAAAAGATGAAATTACTGCAAATCCTTTAGTAATTCATTTTGCTACAGCAAAAGCCTCTATTAATTTAACTGCAGAGCAACGAGAAAAAGTAGCTAAAATTTCTAGATACTTAGATAAAGTAGATGGTGCTTCAGCAAGTATTGTTGGTCATACAGATAATACTGGAGATACAGCAAGTAATGTGGTTTTAGGTCAAGAACGCGCAGATTTTGCTAAATCTTATTTCATTAGAAATCATATTCCAGAAAGTAAAATCTCTACCGTGTCTAAAGGAGAATCTGAGCCTATAGACGATAATGCTACAGAAGAAGGTAGAGCTAATAACAGAAGAACCATTGTAACACTTAATTAA
- the amaB gene encoding L-piperidine-6-carboxylate dehydrogenase, which yields MKSISEQFGIKKVLKSLGIKDVNEGTSTGKNNFSSCKEIIVSYSPVDGKPIASVKITTQEDYETVVNTAQAAFKTWRNTPAPLRGEIVRQFGDKLREKKEALGKLVSYEMGKSYQEGLGEVQEMIDICDFAVGLSRQLHGLTMHSERPGHRMYEQYHPLGIVGIISAFNFPVAVWAWNTALAWVCGDVCIWKPSEKTPLTGIACQNIAAEVFAKNNLPEGISNLVNGDQHVGLLLTKDKRVPLISATGSTRMGKIVAQDVAARLGKSLLELGGNNAIIVTPDADLKMTIIGAVFGAVGTCGQRCTSTRRLIIHDSIYDTVKDALVNAYGQLRIGNPLDETHHVGPLIDQDAVKMYEEALQNVKAQGGTILVEGGVLEGKGYESGCYVKPAIAEAQPDFEIVQHETFAPVLYLLKYSGDLNNALDIQNNVVQGLSSAIMTNNLKEAEQFLSVNGSDCGIANVNIGTSGAEIGGAFGGEKETGGGRESGSDAWKVYMRRQTNTINYTNDLPLAQGIKFEF from the coding sequence ATGAAGTCTATTTCAGAGCAATTCGGGATAAAAAAAGTGCTTAAATCCTTAGGGATAAAAGATGTCAATGAAGGCACTTCTACAGGAAAAAATAATTTTTCAAGTTGTAAAGAAATTATAGTAAGTTACTCGCCAGTAGATGGGAAACCGATTGCTTCTGTAAAAATTACAACACAAGAAGATTACGAAACTGTAGTAAACACAGCACAAGCCGCTTTTAAAACATGGCGAAATACACCTGCACCTTTAAGAGGTGAAATTGTGCGTCAGTTTGGAGATAAATTACGCGAAAAAAAGGAAGCTTTAGGGAAATTGGTATCCTACGAAATGGGTAAAAGTTATCAGGAAGGTTTAGGCGAAGTTCAAGAAATGATAGATATCTGCGATTTTGCTGTTGGGTTATCCAGACAACTTCACGGCTTGACAATGCATTCTGAGCGTCCGGGACACCGCATGTACGAACAATATCATCCTTTAGGCATTGTGGGAATTATTTCTGCATTTAATTTTCCAGTAGCCGTATGGGCTTGGAATACTGCCTTAGCGTGGGTATGTGGCGATGTGTGTATCTGGAAACCTAGCGAAAAAACACCTTTAACCGGAATTGCTTGTCAGAATATTGCCGCCGAAGTGTTTGCCAAAAATAATCTACCTGAAGGAATTTCAAATTTGGTAAATGGCGATCAGCATGTAGGGTTGTTGCTAACTAAAGATAAGCGGGTGCCATTAATTTCGGCAACAGGATCTACACGAATGGGAAAAATAGTTGCTCAAGATGTAGCGGCACGTTTAGGAAAATCGTTGTTAGAATTAGGAGGGAATAATGCTATAATTGTTACCCCAGATGCCGATTTAAAAATGACCATTATAGGTGCTGTTTTTGGAGCTGTTGGAACCTGCGGCCAACGATGTACATCGACTCGACGATTAATAATTCACGACTCTATTTACGACACGGTTAAAGACGCATTGGTAAATGCTTATGGTCAATTACGTATAGGAAATCCGTTAGATGAAACTCATCATGTTGGTCCGTTAATAGATCAAGATGCTGTAAAAATGTATGAGGAGGCTTTGCAAAACGTAAAAGCGCAAGGAGGAACTATTTTGGTAGAAGGAGGTGTGCTTGAAGGTAAAGGCTATGAAAGCGGATGCTATGTAAAGCCTGCAATAGCAGAAGCTCAGCCCGATTTTGAGATTGTACAACACGAAACATTTGCTCCAGTTTTATATCTACTTAAATATAGTGGCGATCTTAATAATGCTTTAGATATTCAAAATAATGTGGTACAAGGGTTGTCTTCGGCCATTATGACAAATAATTTAAAAGAGGCCGAACAATTTCTATCTGTAAATGGTTCAGACTGTGGTATAGCAAATGTGAATATTGGTACTTCGGGAGCAGAAATTGGAGGTGCTTTTGGGGGTGAAAAAGAAACAGGGGGAGGAAGAGAGTCTGGCTCGGATGCATGGAAAGTGTATATGCGAAGACAAACAAATACCATTAATTATACCAACGATTTACCCCTTGCTCAAGGCATAAAATTCGAATTTTAA